In Helianthus annuus cultivar XRQ/B chromosome 9, HanXRQr2.0-SUNRISE, whole genome shotgun sequence, the following are encoded in one genomic region:
- the LOC110879423 gene encoding transcription factor HEC2: protein MDIDFLRSISDDQTDMMMLMQLDKLPDFATVYADDKNPSTEFTDPVTTNPNISYSMEDLNLVNPSSTTISFTSPNETPGCEMQFLSSPRWRKGGDGEIEQKKRNSMAAMREMIFRMAAMQPIHIDPESVKPPKRRNVKISKDPQSVAARHRRERISERIRILQRLVPGGTKMDTASMLDEAIHYVKFLKNQVQTLEKAGENRPPVAAGIGFPVPMSSGNYIPMGASAKGYQQEQHVQHYLGA from the coding sequence ATGGACATTGACTTTCTGAGGTCAATCTCCGACGACCAAACCGACATGATGATGCTGATGCAACTCGACAAGCTCCCAGATTTCGCAACCGTTTATGCCGACGACAAGAACCCATCAACCGAGTTCACAGATCCAGTAACCACCAACCCCAACATCTCATACTCAATGGAAGATTTGAACCTCGTGAACCCATCATCAACCACCATTTCCTTCACTTCTCCGAATGAAACTCCGGGTTGTGAGATGCAGTTCTTGTCGAGCCCGCGGTGGAGGAAAGGCGGAGACGGTGAGATTGAGCAGAAGAAGAGAAACTCAATGGCTGCAATGAGAGAGATGATATTTCGTATGGCAGCGATGCAACCTATTCATATCGACCCCGAGTCGGTTAAGCCGCCTAAGAGGCGGAATGTGAAGATATCGAAGGACCCGCAAAGCGTGGCCGCACGGCACCGGAGAGAGAGGATAAGTGAGAGGATTAGGATACTTCAGAGACTGGTACCGGGTGGAACAAAGATGGATACAGCTTCTATGCTTGATGAAGCTATTCATTATgtgaagtttttaaagaatcaGGTGCAAACGTTGGAGAAAGCCGGGGAGAATCGGCCTCCGGTAGCCGCCGGGATCGGGTTTCCGGTGCCGATGTCGAGTGGGAATTACATTCCGATGGGGGCATCTGCTAAGGGTTATCAACAGGAGCAGCATGTTCAGCATTATTTGGGTGCTTAG